From a region of the Calonectris borealis chromosome 2, bCalBor7.hap1.2, whole genome shotgun sequence genome:
- the CLUL1 gene encoding clusterin-like protein 1 isoform X1 produces MKSSWLFIIYVLWLNGHQCAPTRQEEMNLQENLKLLSEVGEKYVDEEVKKALIGIKQMKIMMQRNEDKHVDLMKTLKKSSDEKQQALQLMDEVKERLEEEERQCQVSLKNLWDECESCLESTCMRYYTTCKHGLSTFKRKVEDFLRKIPPLIFTFHEDQGKDIQVNEKPEKEDTQLVKMEDLFSQLLSDMGSIFDRSFIFFKQMQKEFDQSFQMYFMSDLDLNESPSMPALPEDTTRNGSQKGWGIPGFLQTVFDFSKTVFEGVSEVITEVFDEYRGNRRDVPEQAKGKYPDRSGMFSKNVSGRRGPLCRELRENSSGCPQFHERCQKCQSNLLHDCPNVPELHNKFDEAFKLVNLSGEQYEQILQVVQRHTEDTSYLLNKMKERFGWVSELSNMTIGPENIFNIVKVVPGDPSGKNETVVEVNILTSPTFTIKVPPNLDPKSAEFIEYIAGKALQLYKQNF; encoded by the exons ATGAAGTCCTCTTGGTTATTTATAATATACGTGCTATGGCTGAACGGTCATCAGTGTGCACCAACAAGGCAGGAGGAAATGAATCTCCAGGAAAACCTGAAGC TATTATCTGAAGTTGGAGAGAAGTATGTAGATGAAGAGGTAAAGAAAGCTTTGATTGGTATTAAGCAGATGAAAATTATGATGCAAAGAAATGAAGATAAGCACGTAGATCTGATGAAAACCTTGAAGAAGAGCAGTGACGAAAAACAG CAAGCCTTGCAACTTATGGATGAAGTAAAGGAAAgattagaagaagaagaaagacaaTGTCAAGTATCCTTGAAAAATTTATGGGATGAATGTGAATCTTGTTTAGAAAGTACCTGCATGAGATATTATACAACTTGCAAACATGGTTTGTCAACATttaaaagaaag GTTGAAgattttttgaggaaaatacctccactcatttttacttttcatgagGATCAAGGAAAAGACATCCAGGTTAATGAAAAGCCTGAGAAAGAGGACACACAGCTAGTAAAAATGGAAGATTTATTTAGCCAACTATTATCAGACATGGGCTCAATATTtgacagaagtttcatttttttcaagcagaTGCAAAAAGAATTTGACCAGTCTTTTCAGATGTATTTCATGTCTGATCTGGACTTGAATGAGTCTCCCAGCATGCCAGCTTTACCTGAGGACACCACCAGAAATGGCTCACAGAAAGGCTGGGGTATACCTGGCTTCTTACAGACAGTTTTTGATTTCAGTAAGACGGTGTTTGAAGGTGTCAGTGAGGTGATTACCGAAGTGTTTGATGAATACAGAGGTAATAGAAGAGATGTGCCAGAACAAGCCAAAGGCAAGT ATCCTGACAGAAGTGGCATGTTCTCAAAAAACGTGTCAGGGCGCCGGGGGCCTCTGTGCAGGGAGCTTCGCGAGAACTCCTCTGGATGCCCACAGTTTCATGAGAGATGTCAGAAATGTCAAAGCAACCTCTTGCATG ATTGCCCAAATGTTCCTGAACTGCACAACAAGTTTGATGAAGCCTTTAAGCTGGTTAATCTCTCAGGGGAGCAGTATGAGCAGATCCTCCAGGTGGTTCAGCGTCATACAGAAGACACTTCCTACTTGttgaacaaaatgaaagaaagatttgGGTGGGTGTCTGAGTTATCCAATATGACCATTGgaccagaaaacattttcaatataGTTAAG GTGGTACCTGGGGATCCCTCTGGTAAAAATGAAACCGTGGTAGAAGTGAATATTCTGACTTCACCTACTTTCACCATTAAAGTTCCTCCCAACTTAGACCCAAAGAGTGCTGAATTCATTGAATACATAGCTGGGAAAGCACTGCAACTATATAAGCAGAATTTTTAA
- the CLUL1 gene encoding clusterin-like protein 1 isoform X2 encodes MKSSWLFIIYVLWLNGHQCAPTRQEEMNLQENLKLLSEVGEKYVDEEVKKALIGIKQMKIMMQRNEDKHVDLMKTLKKSSDEKQQALQLMDEVKERLEEEERQCQVSLKNLWDECESCLESTCMRYYTTCKHGLSTFKRKVEDFLRKIPPLIFTFHEDQGKDIQVNEKPEKEDTQLVKMEDLFSQLLSDMGSIFDRSFIFFKQMQKEFDQSFQMYFMSDLDLNESPSMPALPEDTTRNGSQKGWGIPGFLQTVFDFSKTVFEGVSEVITEVFDEYRGNRRDVPEQAKDPDRSGMFSKNVSGRRGPLCRELRENSSGCPQFHERCQKCQSNLLHDCPNVPELHNKFDEAFKLVNLSGEQYEQILQVVQRHTEDTSYLLNKMKERFGWVSELSNMTIGPENIFNIVKVVPGDPSGKNETVVEVNILTSPTFTIKVPPNLDPKSAEFIEYIAGKALQLYKQNF; translated from the exons ATGAAGTCCTCTTGGTTATTTATAATATACGTGCTATGGCTGAACGGTCATCAGTGTGCACCAACAAGGCAGGAGGAAATGAATCTCCAGGAAAACCTGAAGC TATTATCTGAAGTTGGAGAGAAGTATGTAGATGAAGAGGTAAAGAAAGCTTTGATTGGTATTAAGCAGATGAAAATTATGATGCAAAGAAATGAAGATAAGCACGTAGATCTGATGAAAACCTTGAAGAAGAGCAGTGACGAAAAACAG CAAGCCTTGCAACTTATGGATGAAGTAAAGGAAAgattagaagaagaagaaagacaaTGTCAAGTATCCTTGAAAAATTTATGGGATGAATGTGAATCTTGTTTAGAAAGTACCTGCATGAGATATTATACAACTTGCAAACATGGTTTGTCAACATttaaaagaaag GTTGAAgattttttgaggaaaatacctccactcatttttacttttcatgagGATCAAGGAAAAGACATCCAGGTTAATGAAAAGCCTGAGAAAGAGGACACACAGCTAGTAAAAATGGAAGATTTATTTAGCCAACTATTATCAGACATGGGCTCAATATTtgacagaagtttcatttttttcaagcagaTGCAAAAAGAATTTGACCAGTCTTTTCAGATGTATTTCATGTCTGATCTGGACTTGAATGAGTCTCCCAGCATGCCAGCTTTACCTGAGGACACCACCAGAAATGGCTCACAGAAAGGCTGGGGTATACCTGGCTTCTTACAGACAGTTTTTGATTTCAGTAAGACGGTGTTTGAAGGTGTCAGTGAGGTGATTACCGAAGTGTTTGATGAATACAGAGGTAATAGAAGAGATGTGCCAGAACAAGCCAAAG ATCCTGACAGAAGTGGCATGTTCTCAAAAAACGTGTCAGGGCGCCGGGGGCCTCTGTGCAGGGAGCTTCGCGAGAACTCCTCTGGATGCCCACAGTTTCATGAGAGATGTCAGAAATGTCAAAGCAACCTCTTGCATG ATTGCCCAAATGTTCCTGAACTGCACAACAAGTTTGATGAAGCCTTTAAGCTGGTTAATCTCTCAGGGGAGCAGTATGAGCAGATCCTCCAGGTGGTTCAGCGTCATACAGAAGACACTTCCTACTTGttgaacaaaatgaaagaaagatttgGGTGGGTGTCTGAGTTATCCAATATGACCATTGgaccagaaaacattttcaatataGTTAAG GTGGTACCTGGGGATCCCTCTGGTAAAAATGAAACCGTGGTAGAAGTGAATATTCTGACTTCACCTACTTTCACCATTAAAGTTCCTCCCAACTTAGACCCAAAGAGTGCTGAATTCATTGAATACATAGCTGGGAAAGCACTGCAACTATATAAGCAGAATTTTTAA